From Curtobacterium sp. SGAir0471, the proteins below share one genomic window:
- a CDS encoding ABC transporter permease codes for MTANVVDRPVSASAGRSTGFRAVVRRVRRDRWAVAAAVVIAVFVVVAIAAPLIAAVTGRDPYRYDVDALNDFGAPRGAAGGVSGDHWFGVEPLTGRDLFAIVTYGARTSLGIGLAATAVSIVIGVLVGVTTGFLGGWYDRVLSRVVDVIFGFPSLVFMIALTAVVPTSFPKPLLVVLVIGFFGWPSVARVVRGQTLSLVSRNYVVASTAMGAGRWHVIRKQLLPNLAATITVYATISIPSMIGAEAALSFLAVGVNPPTPSWGRSIGDAIGWVQTDPMYLVFPGAALFLITLAFNVLGDALRDALDPRGVDR; via the coding sequence GTGACCGCGAACGTCGTCGACCGGCCCGTCTCCGCGTCGGCCGGACGGAGCACCGGGTTCCGCGCCGTCGTGCGCCGGGTCCGTCGGGACCGCTGGGCGGTGGCCGCTGCGGTCGTCATCGCGGTGTTCGTGGTCGTGGCGATCGCCGCACCGCTCATCGCAGCCGTCACCGGGCGCGACCCGTACCGCTACGACGTCGACGCGCTGAACGACTTCGGGGCGCCCCGCGGCGCTGCCGGCGGGGTGAGCGGCGATCACTGGTTCGGCGTCGAGCCGCTGACCGGCCGCGACCTCTTCGCGATCGTGACGTACGGCGCGCGGACCTCGCTGGGGATCGGGCTCGCCGCGACCGCCGTGTCGATCGTCATCGGGGTCCTCGTCGGTGTCACCACGGGGTTCCTCGGCGGGTGGTACGACCGGGTGCTGTCGCGCGTCGTCGACGTGATCTTCGGGTTCCCGTCCCTGGTCTTCATGATCGCGCTCACCGCGGTCGTGCCGACGTCGTTCCCGAAGCCGCTGCTCGTCGTGCTCGTGATCGGGTTCTTCGGCTGGCCCTCGGTCGCCCGCGTCGTGCGGGGGCAGACGCTCTCGCTCGTCAGCCGGAACTACGTCGTCGCCTCGACGGCGATGGGCGCGGGGCGCTGGCACGTCATCCGCAAGCAGCTCCTGCCGAACCTCGCCGCGACGATCACCGTCTACGCGACCATCTCGATCCCGTCGATGATCGGTGCCGAGGCCGCGCTGTCCTTCCTGGCCGTCGGGGTGAACCCGCCGACGCCGTCGTGGGGCCGCAGCATCGGCGACGCCATCGGCTGGGTGCAGACCGACCCGATGTACCTCGTCTTCCCCGGAGCCGCACTGTTCCTCATCACCCTCGCCTTCAACGTGCTCGGTGACGCCCTGCGCGACGCCCTCGACCCGCGAGGAGTCGACCGGTGA
- a CDS encoding GNAT family N-acetyltransferase has protein sequence MASNEAFDDRYDLREFAPTTDAQGAPSAETEAWMHAVELGFHEAHPDAEGAARMASHFIADQETFLGVYLRDPFPGSVDETWPAGTFTWFRKRLTWGEGASIDTQAISAVTVRPTERRRGILRRMMTHALERGVAEGYAVASLTASEGTIYRRFGFGCAIRERAVRVRRARALPLIAPTTGTVTVVTPEWLAAGPGRAVFDRFDARTPGSMVRNTGTWPIVFGERNGDGSPAKDVRAAVHRPEVAGSDPAEIDGYVTWRVKEGRGEDTVLEVVDLVYATDDAYLSLWEFLLSIDLNDVVRYNRSRLDDPIVAALGDNRAYDVEHEEDHVWLRVLDMPAVLTSRPYAVDGTLTLAVSDAMGFAAGTYRLDVVDGQGTVTRLSDRDDGEADLRLDVADLGAVLIGSVSPVTLAAAGLVRAVDPAAPALLRAMLTPARTPHGITYF, from the coding sequence GTGGCCAGCAACGAAGCGTTCGACGACCGGTACGACCTGCGCGAGTTCGCGCCCACGACCGACGCGCAGGGGGCGCCGTCAGCGGAGACGGAGGCGTGGATGCACGCCGTGGAGCTGGGGTTCCACGAGGCGCACCCCGATGCCGAGGGCGCCGCGCGGATGGCGTCGCACTTCATCGCCGACCAGGAGACGTTCCTCGGGGTCTACCTGCGCGACCCCTTCCCCGGTTCGGTCGACGAGACCTGGCCGGCCGGCACCTTCACGTGGTTCCGCAAGCGCCTGACGTGGGGCGAGGGCGCCTCGATCGACACCCAGGCGATCTCCGCCGTGACGGTGCGCCCGACCGAGCGTCGGCGCGGGATCCTCCGCCGGATGATGACCCACGCGCTCGAGCGTGGCGTGGCCGAGGGCTACGCCGTCGCGTCGCTCACCGCCTCCGAGGGGACGATCTACCGACGCTTCGGGTTCGGGTGCGCGATCCGCGAGCGGGCCGTCCGCGTCCGTCGTGCGCGCGCGCTGCCGTTGATCGCCCCGACCACCGGCACCGTGACCGTCGTGACGCCGGAGTGGCTCGCCGCCGGCCCCGGCCGCGCCGTCTTCGACCGCTTCGACGCCCGGACGCCGGGGTCCATGGTCCGGAACACCGGCACCTGGCCGATCGTCTTCGGCGAGCGGAACGGCGACGGCTCCCCCGCGAAGGACGTCCGTGCCGCGGTGCACCGCCCGGAGGTGGCAGGGTCCGACCCTGCAGAGATCGACGGCTACGTGACCTGGCGCGTCAAGGAGGGCCGTGGTGAGGACACCGTGCTCGAGGTCGTGGATCTCGTGTACGCGACCGACGACGCCTACCTGTCCCTGTGGGAGTTCCTGTTGTCGATCGACCTGAACGACGTGGTGCGGTACAACCGCTCACGCCTCGACGACCCGATCGTCGCGGCCCTCGGCGACAACCGCGCGTACGACGTCGAGCACGAGGAGGACCACGTCTGGTTGCGGGTGCTCGACATGCCGGCGGTGCTCACCAGCCGGCCGTACGCGGTCGACGGCACGCTGACGCTCGCGGTGTCGGACGCGATGGGGTTCGCAGCGGGGACCTACCGGCTCGACGTCGTCGACGGGCAGGGCACGGTCACGCGCCTGTCCGACCGTGACGACGGCGAGGCCGATCTGCGGCTCGACGTGGCGGACCTCGGCGCGGTGCTCATCGGCTCGGTGTCCCCGGTGACGCTGGCGGCGGCCGGACTCGTGCGTGCGGTGGACCCGGCGGCGCCGGCGTTGCTCCGGGCGATGCTCACGCCGGCGCGGACGCCGCACGGGATCACCTACTTCTGA
- a CDS encoding DUF2087 domain-containing protein: MPDGELSTSIGRARQAVAVLASPTLRAAVVGGGTLDDRTAAAVAAFDWLGDDGPDSAVLGRTTKDLQRLQGAAALLEFGRIERVPAPEDQRHPLSVRIVGIVGDRLGRTRPVSERELNAAIAMLCADVAIVRRDAVDLSVLERTDDGAAYRFVG, encoded by the coding sequence ATGCCGGACGGCGAGCTCTCCACGTCGATCGGACGTGCGCGGCAGGCCGTGGCCGTGCTGGCCTCCCCGACGCTCCGCGCCGCAGTGGTCGGAGGCGGGACGCTCGACGACCGGACCGCGGCGGCCGTGGCGGCGTTCGACTGGCTGGGCGACGACGGACCGGACAGCGCCGTGCTCGGACGGACGACGAAGGACCTGCAGCGGTTGCAGGGCGCGGCGGCGCTGCTCGAGTTCGGGCGGATCGAGCGCGTGCCCGCGCCGGAGGACCAGCGGCACCCGCTGTCGGTGCGCATCGTCGGAATCGTCGGGGATCGCCTCGGTCGAACGCGTCCGGTGTCGGAGCGCGAGCTCAACGCGGCGATCGCGATGCTCTGCGCCGACGTCGCGATCGTGCGGCGCGACGCGGTCGACCTCAGCGTGCTCGAGCGGACAGACGACGGCGCGGCGTACCGCTTCGTCGGCTGA
- a CDS encoding ABC transporter substrate-binding protein codes for MHRPKRLTITAAVAAAAALVLTGCSGGGASDDASTGTSKGGTLDILTAQTALHWDPATSQSLGITSMGLVARRLTTWDVQPGKTAKVVPDLATTTGESSDGGKTWTYTLKDGLKFQDGTPITTKDIKWGIERSFAPNLTGGLSYHKSLLVGGSDYQGPFEGKTLDSIETPDDKTIVFKLDAPYGDWPWLASMPAFAPVPEGEGTDTGAYDAKPVSSGPYQIESNTQGSQVTLVRNKEWSAKTDSVRTAGPSKIVFKESQDASTTTQSLIADNGDAKNSFGAQFLGAAELNQVRANPAAQDRLATSKAGPITYMAINTQRGKLTDLKVRQALQYAVDRKSFRIAAGGALAGEYASTLVTPGIAGRKDYDLYKTGATGDVDKAKQLLQEAGATDLRLTLVTQNDPTYLAQAQALQAGLKRAGITVTLKPLDYDSFTQATTNGTDFDLSLSSWQPDFPSANANIQPLYDSSQIGGGGYNVSKYSNPEVDALIAKATGTVDQSEAQQLWAQADRRIMEDAPVVPLIYAKQSFLAGSNVENFRIADFPAYPNYLKVSLSQ; via the coding sequence ATGCACCGCCCCAAGCGCTTGACCATCACCGCGGCCGTCGCCGCCGCCGCAGCCCTCGTGCTGACCGGCTGCTCCGGTGGCGGCGCGTCGGACGACGCGTCCACCGGCACGAGCAAGGGCGGCACGCTCGACATCCTGACGGCGCAGACCGCGCTGCACTGGGACCCGGCGACCAGCCAGAGCCTCGGCATCACCTCGATGGGCCTGGTCGCCCGGCGCCTGACCACGTGGGACGTCCAGCCCGGCAAGACCGCGAAGGTGGTGCCGGACCTCGCGACCACCACCGGTGAGTCGAGCGACGGTGGGAAGACCTGGACGTACACGCTCAAGGACGGTCTGAAGTTCCAGGACGGCACGCCGATCACCACGAAGGACATCAAGTGGGGGATCGAGCGGTCCTTCGCGCCGAACCTCACCGGTGGTCTGAGCTACCACAAGTCCCTGCTCGTCGGCGGCTCGGACTACCAGGGCCCCTTCGAGGGCAAGACGCTCGACAGCATCGAGACCCCGGACGACAAGACGATCGTGTTCAAGCTCGACGCCCCGTACGGCGACTGGCCGTGGCTCGCCTCGATGCCGGCTTTCGCTCCGGTGCCCGAGGGTGAGGGCACGGACACCGGCGCCTACGACGCGAAGCCCGTGTCGAGCGGCCCGTACCAGATCGAGTCGAACACCCAGGGCTCGCAGGTCACGCTCGTCCGGAACAAGGAGTGGAGCGCGAAGACCGACAGCGTCCGCACCGCCGGTCCGTCGAAGATCGTCTTCAAGGAGAGCCAGGACGCCTCCACCACGACGCAGAGCCTGATCGCCGACAACGGCGACGCGAAGAACTCCTTCGGCGCGCAGTTCCTCGGCGCCGCCGAGCTCAACCAGGTGCGCGCCAACCCGGCCGCGCAGGACCGCCTCGCCACGAGCAAGGCCGGCCCGATCACCTACATGGCGATCAACACCCAGCGCGGGAAGCTCACGGACCTCAAGGTCCGCCAGGCGCTGCAGTACGCGGTCGACCGCAAGTCCTTCCGCATCGCGGCGGGCGGTGCGCTCGCCGGCGAGTACGCGTCGACGCTCGTGACGCCGGGCATCGCCGGGCGCAAGGACTACGACCTGTACAAGACCGGAGCGACCGGCGACGTCGACAAGGCGAAGCAGCTCCTGCAGGAGGCCGGTGCAACGGACCTGCGGCTCACTCTCGTGACGCAGAACGACCCGACGTACCTGGCGCAGGCGCAGGCGCTGCAGGCCGGGCTCAAGCGCGCCGGCATCACCGTGACGCTCAAGCCGCTCGACTACGACTCCTTCACGCAGGCCACCACGAACGGCACCGACTTCGACCTGTCGCTGTCGAGCTGGCAGCCGGACTTCCCGAGCGCGAACGCCAACATCCAGCCGCTCTACGACTCGTCGCAGATCGGTGGGGGCGGCTACAACGTCTCGAAGTACAGCAACCCCGAGGTCGACGCCCTCATCGCGAAGGCGACCGGCACGGTCGACCAGTCCGAGGCGCAGCAGCTGTGGGCGCAGGCGGACCGCCGCATCATGGAGGACGCCCCCGTCGTCCCGCTGATCTACGCGAAGCAGTCGTTCTTGGCCGGGTCGAACGTCGAGAACTTCCGCATCGCGGACTTCCCGGCCTACCCGAACTACCTCAAGGTCTCGCTCTCCCAGTGA
- a CDS encoding dipeptide ABC transporter ATP-binding protein encodes MSAPLLEVEGLRVAFGDAEPVVRDVSFTLMPGRVLALVGESGSGKSVSAMSVLGLLPPAARVSGSARFRGTELIGASADELRAVRGAGIGVVFQEPMNSFTPVLSIGTQIAEAVRAHPTDLDRAGVSARVDELLRAAGLQDPARIRKAYPHELSGGQLQRAMIAMALAGDPVALFADEPTTALDVTVQAGILDLLRRLGRERNLAVLLITHDMGVVADVADEVLVMRRGDPVEHGTVAEVFAHPTAEYTRELLAAVPALEARPASVRPAADAHSAGWDASSSRAERQFTPNEGRELSLSAKGADAPDAPSASRPDAVVARLRDVAVRYARRGEPTVRGIDLELAAGRTLGLVGESGSGKSTIGRALAGLVPVVDGSVEVDGHDLRTARGKRLRELRSRVGIVFQDPASSLNPRQTIGWSIAEPLLVHGEGTSTSRADRARELLTAVQLDPSWTERFPHQLSGGQRQRVAVARALALRPALVIADEPTSALDVTVQAAVLDLLADLQDEFGFGMLLISHDLAVVRQLADDVVVLHDGRIVERGTTSAVLDHPQQDYTRMLLAAAPVADPERQAARREAWRAWEGVVS; translated from the coding sequence GTGAGTGCACCGCTGCTCGAGGTCGAGGGGCTCCGCGTCGCGTTCGGCGACGCGGAGCCCGTCGTCCGTGACGTCTCCTTCACCCTGATGCCCGGCCGGGTGCTCGCACTCGTCGGCGAGTCCGGCTCGGGCAAGTCCGTCAGCGCGATGAGCGTGCTCGGACTCCTGCCACCCGCCGCCCGGGTGTCGGGCAGCGCCCGCTTCCGTGGGACCGAGCTCATCGGTGCCTCCGCGGACGAGCTGCGTGCCGTCCGTGGTGCGGGCATCGGGGTCGTGTTCCAGGAACCGATGAACTCGTTCACCCCCGTGCTGTCGATCGGCACGCAGATCGCCGAGGCCGTGCGGGCGCACCCGACCGACCTCGACCGTGCCGGGGTCTCGGCGCGCGTGGACGAGCTGCTCCGCGCCGCCGGTCTGCAGGATCCCGCGCGGATCCGGAAGGCGTACCCGCACGAGCTGTCCGGCGGACAGCTCCAGCGAGCGATGATCGCGATGGCGCTGGCGGGCGACCCGGTGGCGCTGTTCGCCGACGAGCCGACCACCGCGCTGGACGTCACCGTGCAGGCCGGGATCCTCGACCTGCTGCGTCGGCTCGGTCGCGAGCGCAACCTTGCCGTCCTGCTCATCACCCACGACATGGGCGTGGTCGCGGACGTCGCGGACGAGGTACTGGTGATGCGCCGCGGCGACCCCGTCGAGCACGGGACGGTCGCCGAGGTCTTCGCGCACCCGACCGCCGAGTACACGCGCGAGCTCCTCGCCGCGGTCCCCGCCCTGGAGGCACGACCCGCGTCCGTCAGGCCGGCTGCGGACGCACACTCGGCCGGGTGGGACGCATCGTCCTCGCGTGCTGAGCGACAGTTCACGCCGAACGAGGGCCGTGAACTGTCGCTGAGCGCGAAAGGTGCTGACGCACCCGACGCGCCCAGCGCCTCCCGGCCGGACGCCGTGGTCGCGCGCCTGCGCGACGTCGCGGTGCGCTACGCACGCCGCGGCGAGCCCACCGTTCGCGGGATCGACCTCGAGCTCGCCGCCGGACGCACGCTCGGCCTGGTGGGGGAGTCCGGCTCGGGCAAGTCCACCATCGGGCGGGCGCTCGCCGGGCTCGTCCCCGTCGTCGACGGATCGGTCGAGGTCGACGGCCACGACCTGCGCACCGCGCGCGGGAAGCGCCTCCGCGAGCTCCGCAGCCGTGTGGGCATCGTCTTCCAGGACCCGGCGTCGTCACTGAACCCGCGACAGACCATCGGGTGGAGCATCGCCGAACCACTGCTCGTGCACGGCGAGGGCACGTCGACGTCGCGTGCCGACCGCGCCCGCGAGCTCCTGACGGCGGTGCAGCTCGACCCGTCGTGGACGGAACGGTTCCCGCACCAGCTGTCCGGCGGGCAGCGGCAGCGCGTCGCCGTCGCGCGGGCACTGGCGCTGCGGCCCGCGCTGGTGATCGCCGACGAGCCGACCAGCGCCCTCGACGTGACGGTGCAGGCCGCCGTGCTCGACCTGCTCGCGGACCTGCAGGACGAGTTCGGCTTCGGCATGCTGCTCATCAGCCACGACCTGGCCGTGGTGCGCCAGCTCGCCGACGACGTCGTCGTGCTGCACGACGGCCGCATCGTCGAACGCGGCACGACGTCGGCCGTGCTCGACCACCCGCAGCAGGACTACACGCGCATGCTGCTCGCGGCGGCCCCGGTCGCCGATCCCGAGCGACAGGCAGCCCGCCGCGAGGCCTGGCGTGCCTGGGAAGGAGTGGTCTCGTGA
- a CDS encoding C40 family peptidase, with protein MINTHGDPAVSPVSVRWRAKKTFIGVAAAAVAIVGSIGLAAPAVASQPGLDTGGGPSAAANSAIAYAESMWSSSDGGPNSSTYYQLGGNGPSAWDCSGLVWKSYLQAGVDLSDGASRPVVGDEYAALAGHLVSRADAEPGDVLFWTSDGTTSGNFLHDGIYLGNGYMVAAAAPGEGVKEQTLWSEPGEQLLDVVGRPSGSLSGSGSGAGTVHTTSYVTAEQVNTGKLWSVTASKAATAYPVGVASGTSPAIATLGGGKYVTAFQAAGGALWTITSDGAATSFPVGMKAGTSPSIIPTSGGGYVIAVQTNTGALWTITNTKAATAFPVGMAAGTSPSIAKVGSGYVVAVQTNSGDLWSITDTKAATDFNVGMKAGTSPSITATANGGYVIAAQTNTGALWSVTNTKAATAFPVGMLAGTSPSILALPSGGYVIAVQTNTGKLWTITDGKAATAFDIGMAAGTSPAIAEVGSGYVVAVQTNSSDLWSVTNDDAATSFGVGMQPGTSPAILAQ; from the coding sequence GTGATCAACACGCATGGGGATCCCGCAGTGTCACCGGTGTCGGTGCGCTGGCGGGCGAAGAAGACGTTCATCGGGGTCGCGGCTGCCGCGGTCGCCATCGTCGGGTCGATCGGCCTCGCGGCCCCGGCCGTGGCGAGCCAACCAGGCCTGGACACCGGGGGTGGGCCCTCGGCTGCTGCGAACAGTGCGATCGCCTACGCCGAGAGCATGTGGAGCTCGAGCGACGGCGGGCCGAACTCGAGCACCTACTACCAGCTCGGGGGTAACGGTCCCAGTGCCTGGGACTGCTCGGGCCTGGTGTGGAAGTCGTACCTGCAGGCAGGCGTCGACCTGTCCGACGGGGCGTCCCGCCCGGTCGTCGGGGACGAGTACGCCGCACTCGCGGGGCACCTGGTCTCCCGCGCGGACGCCGAGCCCGGGGACGTCCTGTTCTGGACCTCGGACGGCACGACCTCGGGCAACTTCCTGCACGACGGCATCTACCTGGGCAACGGGTACATGGTGGCAGCGGCTGCTCCGGGTGAGGGCGTGAAGGAGCAGACGCTCTGGTCCGAGCCCGGGGAGCAACTCCTCGACGTGGTCGGGCGCCCGAGCGGCTCGCTGTCCGGATCCGGGTCCGGCGCGGGCACCGTGCACACGACCTCGTACGTGACAGCCGAGCAGGTCAACACCGGGAAGCTCTGGAGCGTCACCGCGAGCAAGGCGGCGACGGCGTACCCGGTCGGCGTCGCATCGGGGACCAGCCCCGCGATCGCGACGCTCGGTGGGGGCAAGTACGTCACCGCCTTCCAGGCCGCGGGCGGCGCCCTGTGGACGATCACGTCCGACGGCGCAGCGACCTCGTTCCCGGTGGGGATGAAGGCGGGGACGAGTCCGTCGATCATCCCGACCTCGGGTGGTGGGTACGTCATCGCAGTGCAGACGAACACGGGCGCGCTCTGGACGATCACGAACACCAAGGCCGCCACGGCGTTCCCGGTGGGGATGGCAGCAGGGACCAGCCCGTCCATCGCGAAGGTCGGCAGCGGCTACGTGGTTGCAGTGCAGACGAACAGTGGTGACCTCTGGAGCATCACCGACACCAAGGCCGCGACCGACTTCAACGTCGGCATGAAGGCGGGGACGAGTCCGTCGATCACCGCTACGGCGAACGGCGGCTACGTCATCGCGGCGCAGACGAACACCGGCGCCCTGTGGAGCGTGACGAACACGAAGGCCGCGACGGCGTTCCCGGTGGGCATGCTCGCCGGTACGAGTCCGTCGATCCTGGCGCTCCCGTCCGGCGGGTACGTCATCGCGGTGCAGACGAACACCGGGAAGCTCTGGACGATCACCGACGGCAAGGCGGCGACCGCGTTCGACATCGGCATGGCTGCCGGGACCAGCCCGGCGATCGCCGAGGTCGGCAGCGGGTACGTGGTGGCGGTGCAGACCAACAGCAGCGACCTCTGGTCGGTCACGAACGACGATGCAGCGACGTCGTTCGGCGTGGGGATGCAACCGGGGACCAGCCCCGCGATCCTGGCGCAGTGA
- a CDS encoding cryptochrome/photolyase family protein, with protein MTPERGSTEAGSTERTRLVLPGQYGPLFDDGGPALVVEAREFFTARPMHRAKAHLWLSALRHRVRELGDRAEHVQVESLKDALVGRDDLDVVDPPSRTLRAQVRHWGRGTEILPSRGFITDEAEFAEWAAERTGRFRMETHYERVRRREGWLMQSDKPIGGKFSLDDQNREPPPKGATTLGLPEPWWPTEDDIDDEVRHDLDRWERDGEVRFVGRDDTRRFAVTADEARQALDDFVQVRLGDFGPFEDATLTNDWTMAHSLLSVPMNLGVLDPFEVVEAALTAHRDHDAPLASVEGFVRQVAGWRDYVWHLYWWFGDDYGAEENALDAHERLPRWWRELDASEIDAVCLSTAIEGLHDHGWLHHIQRLMVLGNWALQRGYDPVHLTEWFTDVFVDGTDWVMPANIIGMSQHADGGMVATKPYASGGRYIDRMSDHCGGCRYDPTKRLGEDACPFTAGYWAFLSRTEPALRDNNRMARPLQQMRKLADLDEVVAQEARRGTP; from the coding sequence ATGACACCCGAGCGCGGCAGCACCGAAGCCGGCAGCACCGAACGCACCCGGCTCGTCCTCCCCGGGCAGTACGGCCCGCTGTTCGACGACGGCGGCCCCGCGCTCGTGGTCGAGGCGCGTGAGTTCTTCACCGCCCGCCCGATGCACCGGGCGAAGGCGCACCTCTGGCTGAGCGCCCTGCGACACCGGGTGCGCGAGCTCGGCGACCGGGCCGAGCACGTGCAGGTGGAGAGCCTGAAGGACGCCCTGGTCGGACGCGACGACCTCGACGTGGTCGACCCGCCCTCCCGTACCCTCCGCGCGCAGGTCCGGCACTGGGGCCGCGGCACCGAGATCCTGCCGAGCCGCGGGTTCATCACCGACGAGGCCGAGTTCGCCGAGTGGGCCGCCGAGCGCACCGGTCGCTTCCGGATGGAGACCCACTACGAGCGGGTCCGCCGCCGTGAGGGCTGGCTGATGCAGTCGGACAAGCCGATCGGTGGGAAGTTCAGCCTCGACGACCAGAACCGCGAACCCCCGCCCAAGGGTGCGACGACGCTCGGGCTGCCGGAACCCTGGTGGCCGACCGAGGACGACATCGACGACGAGGTCCGGCACGACCTCGACCGCTGGGAGCGCGACGGCGAGGTCCGGTTCGTCGGCCGGGACGACACGCGCCGCTTCGCCGTCACCGCCGACGAGGCCAGGCAGGCGCTCGACGACTTCGTGCAGGTCCGCCTGGGCGACTTCGGCCCGTTCGAGGACGCCACGCTCACCAACGACTGGACGATGGCGCACTCGCTGCTCAGCGTGCCGATGAACCTCGGCGTGCTCGACCCCTTCGAGGTCGTCGAGGCAGCACTCACCGCCCACCGCGACCACGACGCCCCGCTCGCGAGCGTCGAGGGCTTCGTCCGCCAGGTCGCCGGCTGGCGGGACTACGTCTGGCACCTCTACTGGTGGTTCGGCGACGACTACGGCGCCGAGGAGAACGCCCTCGACGCGCACGAGCGGCTCCCCCGCTGGTGGCGCGAGCTCGACGCGTCGGAGATCGACGCGGTCTGCCTGTCCACCGCGATCGAGGGCCTGCACGACCACGGCTGGCTGCACCACATCCAGCGACTGATGGTGCTCGGCAACTGGGCGCTGCAGCGCGGCTACGACCCGGTCCACCTGACCGAGTGGTTCACCGACGTCTTCGTCGACGGCACCGACTGGGTGATGCCGGCGAACATCATCGGGATGTCGCAGCACGCCGACGGCGGCATGGTGGCGACGAAGCCGTACGCGTCCGGCGGCCGGTACATCGACCGGATGTCCGACCACTGCGGCGGGTGCCGGTACGACCCGACGAAGCGGCTCGGCGAGGACGCCTGCCCCTTCACCGCCGGCTACTGGGCGTTCCTGTCGCGCACCGAGCCCGCCCTGCGGGACAACAACCGGATGGCGCGGCCGCTCCAGCAGATGCGGAAGCTGGCGGACCTCGACGAGGTGGTGGCGCAGGAGGCGCGACGCGGCACGCCCTGA
- a CDS encoding ABC transporter permease — MTTFRFLAIRILGAVVVLFVVAAITYALFMLLPTNPARAICDKPCTPERLAEVRAFLGTDKPWFAQFGAYLAGIFAGRTFGSGASTITCAAPCFGYSFQLHDSVTNLIASRLPVTASIAVGAAVLWLVAGVAGGTVSALKRGTLADRAVMTVAVAGVSSPAYLIGLLAILLFGFTLGWLPTSGYVPFVEDPVGWVTHLVLPWCVLAFISAAIYARLTRGEMLESMSQDFVRTARAKGLRERQVVVRHGLRTAILPVVTLFGLDLGSLLGGAVITEKVFSMQGLGALLIDAVHTLDLQVVVGFTVFSALLIVTANVIVDVVYAFVDPRVRRRA; from the coding sequence GTGACGACCTTCCGCTTCCTGGCGATCCGGATCCTCGGCGCCGTCGTCGTGCTGTTCGTCGTCGCGGCGATCACCTACGCGCTGTTCATGCTGCTGCCGACGAACCCGGCGCGTGCGATCTGCGACAAGCCGTGCACGCCGGAGCGACTCGCGGAGGTGCGGGCGTTCCTCGGCACGGACAAGCCGTGGTTCGCGCAGTTCGGGGCGTACCTCGCCGGCATCTTCGCCGGTCGCACGTTCGGCTCCGGCGCGTCGACGATCACGTGCGCGGCACCCTGCTTCGGGTACTCGTTCCAGCTGCACGACAGCGTCACGAACCTCATCGCGTCGCGCCTGCCCGTCACCGCGTCGATCGCCGTCGGTGCCGCCGTGCTGTGGCTCGTCGCCGGTGTCGCGGGCGGTACCGTGTCGGCGCTGAAGCGGGGGACGCTCGCCGACCGCGCCGTCATGACCGTCGCCGTCGCCGGGGTGTCCTCGCCCGCGTACCTGATCGGGCTGCTCGCGATCCTGCTCTTCGGCTTCACCCTCGGGTGGTTGCCCACGAGCGGGTACGTGCCGTTCGTCGAGGACCCGGTCGGCTGGGTGACGCACCTGGTGCTGCCGTGGTGCGTGCTCGCGTTCATCAGCGCGGCGATCTACGCTCGGCTCACCCGTGGCGAGATGCTCGAGTCGATGTCGCAGGACTTCGTCCGGACCGCTCGGGCCAAGGGGCTGCGCGAGCGCCAGGTCGTCGTGCGGCACGGGCTCCGGACGGCGATCCTGCCCGTCGTGACGCTGTTCGGGCTCGACCTCGGGTCGCTGCTCGGCGGTGCGGTCATCACCGAGAAGGTGTTCTCGATGCAGGGCCTCGGGGCGCTGCTCATCGACGCGGTGCACACCCTCGACCTGCAGGTGGTCGTCGGCTTCACGGTGTTCTCGGCGCTCCTCATCGTCACCGCGAACGTGATCGTGGACGTGGTGTACGCGTTCGTCGACCCGCGGGTGCGCCGCCGGGCCTGA